In one window of Oryzias melastigma strain HK-1 linkage group LG5, ASM292280v2, whole genome shotgun sequence DNA:
- the LOC112144848 gene encoding rho GTPase-activating protein 40 isoform X2, translating to MTSAASSELFSTAEPHGREIRPAVHRLPARRELRRSSFRDPSPTEMSVEPWACPQDQTATEQAQSTQPSQDQEQHLDKLCLDSFWSEVETIRQGSGDTDLDCSRRDSRQSEEGEQEEQWLADAGLSTLIQDDSEDVDNVVLLSTLTRTQAEAVKRRLDSYTLRKKDKPPPRDVREIFRPPIAQTLLPESKNSEELEKGIMASVTKTPMSVTPEHHRSAPKEEFLFTDVAYCEQAVIFLKQAKLPQNNSQNSQRRKDDGTLPMVVCPKCRLGVTRIQDLSPADMKKVRQLALIDLTALCDLLELEVKRHKTTKRKIPDNSLFGVPLATLLENDQKIKPNATIPFFLQILLSFLEKKGIDSEGILRVPGSQSRIKLLQQNLEAKFYSGHISWDEVSPNDAAALLKKFIRELPAPLLTAEYLNSFSAVREITELKQKLHMLNLLVLLLPEPNRNTLKALLEFLSKVVSREKKNRMNLWAVATIMAPNLFLHKAVPSRLTEGAEKGQAEKAADVMRLLIRYQDLLWTIPNFLVSQVRKLNENSNRRYQFYDRRFKNLLRKIHTDNREKPEKSNSEPCRTVKIQNGDQESGTMEFQLNMNSRASDLLSQFQRQFLLSPENGKGKTRKNGSVVYPDCALYEVGGNIGEHCLDPDTHLQDLYNSNPGGEWVIKMKPNAGKGP from the exons AGATCCCAGCCCCACCGAGATGAGCGTGGAGCCCTGGGCCTGCCCGCAGGACCAAACGGCTACTGAGCAAGCACAGAGCACACAGCCCTCCCAGGACCAGGAGCAGCATCTCGACAAACTGTGCCTGGACTCATTCTGGAGTGAAGTTGAGACCATCCGACAGGGGAGTGGCGACACAGACCTCGACTGCTCCAGGAGAGACTCTAGACAGTCAGAGG AGGGAGAACAAGAGGAGCAGTGGCTGGCTGATGCCGGATTATCAACCCTTATCCAGGATGACAGTGAGGATGTAGATAACGTGGTGCTGCTGTCCACTTTGACCAGGACACAGGCTGAGGCTGTGAAGCGTCGGCTGGATTCCTACACCCTCCGCAAAAAGGACAAACCGCCACCCCGGGACGTCCGCGAGATCTTCAGGCCTCCGATAGCTCAG ACCCTTCTGCCCGAGTCTAAAAACAGTGAAGAGCTGGAAAAAGGAATAATGGCTTCGGTAACCAAAACACCAATGTCAG TGACACCGGAACATCATCGCAGTGCCCCCAAAGAGGAATTCTTATTCACAGACGTGGCTTACTGTGAACAGGCCGTCATCTTTCTAAAGCAAGCCAAACTGCCGCAGAATAACAGCCAGAACAGCCAACGCAGGAAAGACGACGGCACGCTTCCT ATGGTGGTTTGCCCAAAGTGCCGTCTAGGTGTTACTCGTATTCAGGACCTTTCTCCTGCTGACATGAAGAAGGTGCGCCAGTTGGCCCTCATTGACTTGACAGCACTGTGTGACCTTCTGGAGCTAGAGGTCAAAAGGCACAAAacgacaaaaagaaaaatcccag ATAACTCACTGTTCGGGGTGCCGCTGGCTACGCTGCTGGAGAATGATCAGAAAATTAAACCAAACGCTACGATTCCATTCTTCCTGCAAATA TTGTTGTCATTCCTTGAGAAGAAAGGAATTGATTCAGAAGGGATCCTGCGGGTTCCAGGATCTCAGTCCAGAATTAAG CTGCTCCAACAGAACTTGGAAGCCAAATTTTACTCTGGGCACATCAGCTGGGATGAAGTGAGTCCAAATGACGCTGCTGCGCTTCTAAAGAAGTTCATCCGAGAACTGCCGGCTCCTCTGCTCACCGCAGAGTATCTGAACTCCTTCAGCgctgtcagag AAATCACAGAGCTGAAGCAGAAGCTTCACATGTTAAACCTGCTAGTTCTGCTGCTGCCAGAACCCAACAGGAACACACTAAAG GCCCTGCTCGAGTTCCTCAGTAAGGTGGTTTCCAGGGAGAAAAAGAACAGGATGAACCTGTGGGCCGTGGCAACCATCATGGCTCCCAACCTGTTCCTCCATAAGGCCGTCCCCAGCAGGCTGACCGAAGGAGCAGAGAAAGGGCAGGCGGAGAAGGCGGCTGATGTTATGAGGCTGCTCATCCGCTACCAAGACCTGCTCTGGACG ATCCCAAATTTCCTTGTGAGCCAGGTGCGTAAGCTGAATGAGAACAGTAACAGGCGTTACCAGTTCTACGATCGGCGCTTCAAGAACCTGCTGAGGAAGATTCACACAGACAACAGAGAAAAACCTGAGAAAAGCAACTCGGAG CCCTGCCGTACAGTGAAGATCCAGAATGGAGATCAGGAGAGCGGAACCATGGAGTTCCAGCTCAACATGAACTCTCGAGCCTCAGACCTGCTCAGCCAGTTTCAGCGCCAGTTCCTCCTCAGCCCTGAAAACGGAAAAGGCAAAACACGAAA AAACGGTTCGGTGGTGTACCCAGATTGCGCGTTGTACGAAGTAGGAGGAAACAtcg GTGAGCACTGTCTAGATCCAGACACACACCTACAGGATCTGTACAACAGCAACCCTGGAGGGGAATGGGTCATAAAGATGAAGCCCAACGCAGGCAAAGGGCCGTGA
- the LOC112144848 gene encoding rho GTPase-activating protein 40 isoform X3, with the protein MPWGRRGSAALLLLLSGKALGRAKARDPSPTEMSVEPWACPQDQTATEQAQSTQPSQDQEQHLDKLCLDSFWSEVETIRQGSGDTDLDCSRRDSRQSEEGEQEEQWLADAGLSTLIQDDSEDVDNVVLLSTLTRTQAEAVKRRLDSYTLRKKDKPPPRDVREIFRPPIAQTLLPESKNSEELEKGIMASVTKTPMSVTPEHHRSAPKEEFLFTDVAYCEQAVIFLKQAKLPQNNSQNSQRRKDDGTLPMVVCPKCRLGVTRIQDLSPADMKKVRQLALIDLTALCDLLELEVKRHKTTKRKIPDNSLFGVPLATLLENDQKIKPNATIPFFLQILLSFLEKKGIDSEGILRVPGSQSRIKLLQQNLEAKFYSGHISWDEVSPNDAAALLKKFIRELPAPLLTAEYLNSFSAVREITELKQKLHMLNLLVLLLPEPNRNTLKALLEFLSKVVSREKKNRMNLWAVATIMAPNLFLHKAVPSRLTEGAEKGQAEKAADVMRLLIRYQDLLWTIPNFLVSQVRKLNENSNRRYQFYDRRFKNLLRKIHTDNREKPEKSNSEPCRTVKIQNGDQESGTMEFQLNMNSRASDLLSQFQRQFLLSPENGKGKTRKNGSVVYPDCALYEVGGNIGEHCLDPDTHLQDLYNSNPGGEWVIKMKPNAGKGP; encoded by the exons AGATCCCAGCCCCACCGAGATGAGCGTGGAGCCCTGGGCCTGCCCGCAGGACCAAACGGCTACTGAGCAAGCACAGAGCACACAGCCCTCCCAGGACCAGGAGCAGCATCTCGACAAACTGTGCCTGGACTCATTCTGGAGTGAAGTTGAGACCATCCGACAGGGGAGTGGCGACACAGACCTCGACTGCTCCAGGAGAGACTCTAGACAGTCAGAGG AGGGAGAACAAGAGGAGCAGTGGCTGGCTGATGCCGGATTATCAACCCTTATCCAGGATGACAGTGAGGATGTAGATAACGTGGTGCTGCTGTCCACTTTGACCAGGACACAGGCTGAGGCTGTGAAGCGTCGGCTGGATTCCTACACCCTCCGCAAAAAGGACAAACCGCCACCCCGGGACGTCCGCGAGATCTTCAGGCCTCCGATAGCTCAG ACCCTTCTGCCCGAGTCTAAAAACAGTGAAGAGCTGGAAAAAGGAATAATGGCTTCGGTAACCAAAACACCAATGTCAG TGACACCGGAACATCATCGCAGTGCCCCCAAAGAGGAATTCTTATTCACAGACGTGGCTTACTGTGAACAGGCCGTCATCTTTCTAAAGCAAGCCAAACTGCCGCAGAATAACAGCCAGAACAGCCAACGCAGGAAAGACGACGGCACGCTTCCT ATGGTGGTTTGCCCAAAGTGCCGTCTAGGTGTTACTCGTATTCAGGACCTTTCTCCTGCTGACATGAAGAAGGTGCGCCAGTTGGCCCTCATTGACTTGACAGCACTGTGTGACCTTCTGGAGCTAGAGGTCAAAAGGCACAAAacgacaaaaagaaaaatcccag ATAACTCACTGTTCGGGGTGCCGCTGGCTACGCTGCTGGAGAATGATCAGAAAATTAAACCAAACGCTACGATTCCATTCTTCCTGCAAATA TTGTTGTCATTCCTTGAGAAGAAAGGAATTGATTCAGAAGGGATCCTGCGGGTTCCAGGATCTCAGTCCAGAATTAAG CTGCTCCAACAGAACTTGGAAGCCAAATTTTACTCTGGGCACATCAGCTGGGATGAAGTGAGTCCAAATGACGCTGCTGCGCTTCTAAAGAAGTTCATCCGAGAACTGCCGGCTCCTCTGCTCACCGCAGAGTATCTGAACTCCTTCAGCgctgtcagag AAATCACAGAGCTGAAGCAGAAGCTTCACATGTTAAACCTGCTAGTTCTGCTGCTGCCAGAACCCAACAGGAACACACTAAAG GCCCTGCTCGAGTTCCTCAGTAAGGTGGTTTCCAGGGAGAAAAAGAACAGGATGAACCTGTGGGCCGTGGCAACCATCATGGCTCCCAACCTGTTCCTCCATAAGGCCGTCCCCAGCAGGCTGACCGAAGGAGCAGAGAAAGGGCAGGCGGAGAAGGCGGCTGATGTTATGAGGCTGCTCATCCGCTACCAAGACCTGCTCTGGACG ATCCCAAATTTCCTTGTGAGCCAGGTGCGTAAGCTGAATGAGAACAGTAACAGGCGTTACCAGTTCTACGATCGGCGCTTCAAGAACCTGCTGAGGAAGATTCACACAGACAACAGAGAAAAACCTGAGAAAAGCAACTCGGAG CCCTGCCGTACAGTGAAGATCCAGAATGGAGATCAGGAGAGCGGAACCATGGAGTTCCAGCTCAACATGAACTCTCGAGCCTCAGACCTGCTCAGCCAGTTTCAGCGCCAGTTCCTCCTCAGCCCTGAAAACGGAAAAGGCAAAACACGAAA AAACGGTTCGGTGGTGTACCCAGATTGCGCGTTGTACGAAGTAGGAGGAAACAtcg GTGAGCACTGTCTAGATCCAGACACACACCTACAGGATCTGTACAACAGCAACCCTGGAGGGGAATGGGTCATAAAGATGAAGCCCAACGCAGGCAAAGGGCCGTGA
- the LOC112144848 gene encoding rho GTPase-activating protein 40 isoform X1, producing MGAREEVVIARLETNKKLLGSSFTLLRLSPNRSPLRGKRGKSLHHKKKWRDPSPTEMSVEPWACPQDQTATEQAQSTQPSQDQEQHLDKLCLDSFWSEVETIRQGSGDTDLDCSRRDSRQSEEGEQEEQWLADAGLSTLIQDDSEDVDNVVLLSTLTRTQAEAVKRRLDSYTLRKKDKPPPRDVREIFRPPIAQTLLPESKNSEELEKGIMASVTKTPMSVTPEHHRSAPKEEFLFTDVAYCEQAVIFLKQAKLPQNNSQNSQRRKDDGTLPMVVCPKCRLGVTRIQDLSPADMKKVRQLALIDLTALCDLLELEVKRHKTTKRKIPDNSLFGVPLATLLENDQKIKPNATIPFFLQILLSFLEKKGIDSEGILRVPGSQSRIKLLQQNLEAKFYSGHISWDEVSPNDAAALLKKFIRELPAPLLTAEYLNSFSAVREITELKQKLHMLNLLVLLLPEPNRNTLKALLEFLSKVVSREKKNRMNLWAVATIMAPNLFLHKAVPSRLTEGAEKGQAEKAADVMRLLIRYQDLLWTIPNFLVSQVRKLNENSNRRYQFYDRRFKNLLRKIHTDNREKPEKSNSEPCRTVKIQNGDQESGTMEFQLNMNSRASDLLSQFQRQFLLSPENGKGKTRKNGSVVYPDCALYEVGGNIGEHCLDPDTHLQDLYNSNPGGEWVIKMKPNAGKGP from the exons ATGGGAGCCAGAGAGGAGGTAGTGATAGCCAGATTGGAGACCAACAAGAAGCTACTAGGCTCCAGCTTTACCCTTCTTAGGCTCAGTCCCAACCGTAGTCCGCTACGGGGCAAACGCGGGAAATCACtgcaccacaaaaaaaaatggag AGATCCCAGCCCCACCGAGATGAGCGTGGAGCCCTGGGCCTGCCCGCAGGACCAAACGGCTACTGAGCAAGCACAGAGCACACAGCCCTCCCAGGACCAGGAGCAGCATCTCGACAAACTGTGCCTGGACTCATTCTGGAGTGAAGTTGAGACCATCCGACAGGGGAGTGGCGACACAGACCTCGACTGCTCCAGGAGAGACTCTAGACAGTCAGAGG AGGGAGAACAAGAGGAGCAGTGGCTGGCTGATGCCGGATTATCAACCCTTATCCAGGATGACAGTGAGGATGTAGATAACGTGGTGCTGCTGTCCACTTTGACCAGGACACAGGCTGAGGCTGTGAAGCGTCGGCTGGATTCCTACACCCTCCGCAAAAAGGACAAACCGCCACCCCGGGACGTCCGCGAGATCTTCAGGCCTCCGATAGCTCAG ACCCTTCTGCCCGAGTCTAAAAACAGTGAAGAGCTGGAAAAAGGAATAATGGCTTCGGTAACCAAAACACCAATGTCAG TGACACCGGAACATCATCGCAGTGCCCCCAAAGAGGAATTCTTATTCACAGACGTGGCTTACTGTGAACAGGCCGTCATCTTTCTAAAGCAAGCCAAACTGCCGCAGAATAACAGCCAGAACAGCCAACGCAGGAAAGACGACGGCACGCTTCCT ATGGTGGTTTGCCCAAAGTGCCGTCTAGGTGTTACTCGTATTCAGGACCTTTCTCCTGCTGACATGAAGAAGGTGCGCCAGTTGGCCCTCATTGACTTGACAGCACTGTGTGACCTTCTGGAGCTAGAGGTCAAAAGGCACAAAacgacaaaaagaaaaatcccag ATAACTCACTGTTCGGGGTGCCGCTGGCTACGCTGCTGGAGAATGATCAGAAAATTAAACCAAACGCTACGATTCCATTCTTCCTGCAAATA TTGTTGTCATTCCTTGAGAAGAAAGGAATTGATTCAGAAGGGATCCTGCGGGTTCCAGGATCTCAGTCCAGAATTAAG CTGCTCCAACAGAACTTGGAAGCCAAATTTTACTCTGGGCACATCAGCTGGGATGAAGTGAGTCCAAATGACGCTGCTGCGCTTCTAAAGAAGTTCATCCGAGAACTGCCGGCTCCTCTGCTCACCGCAGAGTATCTGAACTCCTTCAGCgctgtcagag AAATCACAGAGCTGAAGCAGAAGCTTCACATGTTAAACCTGCTAGTTCTGCTGCTGCCAGAACCCAACAGGAACACACTAAAG GCCCTGCTCGAGTTCCTCAGTAAGGTGGTTTCCAGGGAGAAAAAGAACAGGATGAACCTGTGGGCCGTGGCAACCATCATGGCTCCCAACCTGTTCCTCCATAAGGCCGTCCCCAGCAGGCTGACCGAAGGAGCAGAGAAAGGGCAGGCGGAGAAGGCGGCTGATGTTATGAGGCTGCTCATCCGCTACCAAGACCTGCTCTGGACG ATCCCAAATTTCCTTGTGAGCCAGGTGCGTAAGCTGAATGAGAACAGTAACAGGCGTTACCAGTTCTACGATCGGCGCTTCAAGAACCTGCTGAGGAAGATTCACACAGACAACAGAGAAAAACCTGAGAAAAGCAACTCGGAG CCCTGCCGTACAGTGAAGATCCAGAATGGAGATCAGGAGAGCGGAACCATGGAGTTCCAGCTCAACATGAACTCTCGAGCCTCAGACCTGCTCAGCCAGTTTCAGCGCCAGTTCCTCCTCAGCCCTGAAAACGGAAAAGGCAAAACACGAAA AAACGGTTCGGTGGTGTACCCAGATTGCGCGTTGTACGAAGTAGGAGGAAACAtcg GTGAGCACTGTCTAGATCCAGACACACACCTACAGGATCTGTACAACAGCAACCCTGGAGGGGAATGGGTCATAAAGATGAAGCCCAACGCAGGCAAAGGGCCGTGA